In Nocardia yunnanensis, one DNA window encodes the following:
- a CDS encoding methyltransferase family protein: MTIAVYTTWAWVALEIALRIRDRLRGTGSTAGDGGTRLAIMLLVAAAMTAASFTGIFLPADSPLRFPGPVVPWQIAGIALMWLGLALRIWAITVLGRHFRTTVEVDADQPVISNGPYHWVRHPSYSGVLLVTLGFGIASANYLSLLLTTIVPTYAFLRRIALEERTLLETLGAPYDSYRRTTKRLVPGLY, translated from the coding sequence GTGACCATCGCCGTGTACACCACCTGGGCGTGGGTGGCCTTGGAAATCGCCCTGCGGATCCGAGATCGCCTGCGCGGCACCGGATCCACGGCGGGCGACGGCGGCACCCGGCTCGCCATCATGCTGCTGGTCGCTGCCGCCATGACGGCCGCCAGCTTCACCGGCATCTTCCTGCCCGCCGACAGCCCCCTGCGCTTCCCGGGTCCGGTGGTGCCCTGGCAGATCGCCGGCATCGCCCTCATGTGGCTCGGCCTGGCGCTGCGCATCTGGGCGATCACCGTGCTGGGCCGCCATTTCCGCACCACCGTCGAGGTGGACGCCGACCAGCCGGTCATCAGCAACGGTCCCTACCACTGGGTCCGCCACCCCTCCTACTCCGGCGTCCTGCTGGTCACCCTCGGCTTCGGCATCGCCTCCGCCAACTACCTTTCCCTCCTGCTCACCACGATCGTCCCCACCTACGCCTTCCTGCGCCGCATCGCCCTCGAGGAACGCACCCTCCTCGAAACCCTCGGCGCCCCCTACGACTCCTACCGTCGCACCACCAAACGCCTTGTCCCCGGGCTCTATTGA
- a CDS encoding nuclear transport factor 2 family protein has product MDLEALEAIRTLKYRYLRSLDLKRWDEFADTLCADIVGSYGSPSGGLPAQFHGRDEIVEFMRNALSANIITVHVANHPEITVDGDTATGSWCMEDTVIAADYGILIRGAAYYQDTYRREDGVWRIASTGYERIYESSQSTGDLPGYQLLANRWAPDPSHH; this is encoded by the coding sequence ATGGATCTCGAAGCACTCGAAGCGATTCGCACACTCAAGTACCGCTACCTGCGCAGCCTCGACCTCAAACGCTGGGACGAGTTCGCCGACACCCTCTGCGCCGACATCGTCGGCTCCTACGGGTCGCCGTCCGGCGGGCTGCCCGCGCAGTTCCACGGCCGCGACGAGATCGTGGAATTCATGCGCAACGCGCTGAGCGCCAACATCATCACCGTGCACGTGGCCAACCATCCGGAGATCACCGTCGACGGCGACACCGCCACGGGCAGCTGGTGCATGGAGGACACCGTCATCGCCGCCGACTACGGGATCCTGATTCGCGGCGCCGCCTACTATCAGGACACCTACCGCCGCGAGGACGGCGTGTGGCGCATCGCCAGCACCGGCTACGAGCGCATCTACGAATCCAGCCAGTCCACCGGCGATCTGCCCGGCTACCAGCTGCTGGCCAACCGCTGGGCGCCGGACCCCTCACACCATTAG
- a CDS encoding nucleoside deaminase → MINAQDLLVTAYEEAQLGLREGGIPIGAALFDSDGNLLGRGHNRRVQQDDPSVHAETDAFRNAGRRRDYRDTIMVTTLSPCWYCSGLVRQFGIGAVVVGESRTFTGGHEWLAAHGVAVTVLDDPACVDMMTRFIAERPDLWNEDIGVAE, encoded by the coding sequence ATGATCAACGCACAGGATCTGCTGGTCACCGCCTACGAGGAGGCGCAACTCGGGTTGCGGGAGGGCGGCATCCCGATCGGGGCGGCGCTGTTCGACAGCGACGGAAACCTGCTGGGCCGCGGCCACAATCGCCGCGTGCAGCAGGACGATCCCAGCGTGCACGCCGAAACCGACGCCTTCCGCAACGCCGGTCGCCGCCGCGACTACCGCGACACCATCATGGTGACCACGCTGTCGCCGTGCTGGTATTGCAGCGGGCTGGTACGCCAGTTCGGGATCGGCGCGGTCGTCGTCGGCGAATCCCGCACCTTCACCGGCGGCCACGAGTGGCTGGCCGCGCACGGCGTCGCGGTCACCGTGCTCGACGATCCCGCCTGCGTCGACATGATGACCCGTTTCATCGCCGAGCGCCCCGACCTCTGGAACGAGGACATCGGGGTGGCGGAATGA
- a CDS encoding carboxymuconolactone decarboxylase family protein: MIIDIPAGKDPIGYVWGEMVPGIGVAASNFSLAVYSHSTLGLREFEAARLRIAQINGCLFCLDWRTDRQGEKVEESFADAVTQWRTSAALDERARMAAEYAEVYALDHHALDEEFFARMKRLYTDAEIVELSMCLGSWLAFGRLNHVLGLDAVCVLPGHTAQ, encoded by the coding sequence ATGATCATCGACATTCCCGCCGGCAAGGACCCCATCGGCTACGTGTGGGGCGAGATGGTGCCCGGCATCGGCGTGGCCGCCTCCAACTTCTCGCTGGCCGTGTACTCGCATTCGACGTTGGGGCTGCGGGAGTTCGAGGCCGCGCGGCTGCGCATCGCCCAGATCAACGGGTGCCTGTTCTGCCTGGACTGGCGCACGGATCGCCAGGGCGAGAAGGTCGAGGAGTCCTTCGCCGACGCGGTGACCCAGTGGCGCACCAGCGCGGCCCTCGACGAGCGTGCCCGCATGGCCGCGGAGTACGCCGAGGTGTACGCGCTGGATCACCACGCGCTCGACGAGGAGTTCTTCGCGCGCATGAAACGGCTCTACACGGATGCGGAGATCGTGGAGCTGTCGATGTGCCTGGGCTCGTGGCTGGCCTTCGGCCGGCTCAATCATGTGCTCGGCCTCGACGCCGTGTGCGTGCTGCCGGGGCACACCGCGCAGTAG
- a CDS encoding purine-cytosine permease family protein encodes MTEIQTRSAYGDRVIAVEPGGDESIPEDARHGTPRKLFWTWMSPNMEFATVFVGVLAVTAYGMNFWQASLGLAVGAGLGAAAHYLLSARGPLHGVPQMVLGRLAFGYRGNALPAAFMSVMCGVGWFATNSVSGAFALNSLTGMPKVTALLVIVVAQTAFAFFGHNLVQAVERIAFPLLAIVFAIVTVVIFSKAQLGAPAPAGGVGGMGGFLLTVGTAFGYAAGWNPYAADYSRYLPVSASRAATGGYASAGLFLSCCWLTIVGAASATVTTTAQGSPTDVFTANLATPLKDLTLLAIAVGAVAANALNVYSGAMAFVTMGFRFSVRTQRAAVSAAFGVIGFLVAWWALPDAAASYEGFLLVVAYWIGPWLGVVFADEYLRRGQRVDHLLYDRAYANWGGVAAFSLGLVVSVLLFSNQEKFVGAIAKSVPQLGDITFFAGFLLSGAVYFLVNRSRISGAAVAA; translated from the coding sequence ATGACCGAGATCCAGACCAGGTCGGCCTACGGCGATCGCGTGATCGCCGTCGAGCCCGGCGGCGATGAAAGCATTCCCGAGGACGCTCGCCACGGCACGCCGCGAAAACTGTTCTGGACGTGGATGTCTCCGAACATGGAGTTCGCCACCGTCTTCGTGGGTGTATTGGCCGTGACCGCCTACGGCATGAACTTCTGGCAGGCGAGCCTGGGCCTGGCCGTCGGGGCGGGGCTCGGCGCGGCCGCGCACTACCTGCTCTCGGCGCGCGGACCCCTGCACGGCGTCCCGCAGATGGTGCTGGGCCGCTTGGCTTTCGGCTATCGCGGCAATGCGCTGCCCGCGGCGTTCATGTCGGTGATGTGCGGGGTCGGCTGGTTCGCCACCAACTCCGTCAGCGGCGCGTTCGCGCTGAACTCCCTGACCGGCATGCCGAAGGTGACCGCGCTGCTGGTGATCGTGGTGGCGCAGACCGCGTTCGCGTTCTTCGGCCACAACCTGGTGCAGGCGGTGGAGCGCATCGCGTTCCCGCTGCTGGCGATCGTGTTCGCCATCGTCACCGTGGTGATCTTCAGCAAGGCCCAGCTCGGCGCGCCCGCGCCCGCCGGGGGAGTGGGCGGCATGGGTGGATTCCTGCTCACCGTGGGCACCGCCTTCGGGTACGCCGCGGGCTGGAATCCCTACGCCGCGGACTATTCTCGCTACCTGCCCGTCTCGGCGTCGCGCGCGGCGACCGGCGGGTACGCCTCGGCCGGACTGTTCCTGTCCTGCTGCTGGCTGACCATCGTGGGCGCGGCCTCGGCGACGGTGACCACCACCGCGCAGGGCAGCCCCACCGACGTGTTCACCGCGAACCTGGCCACGCCGCTGAAGGATCTGACCCTGCTGGCCATCGCCGTCGGCGCGGTCGCCGCCAACGCGCTCAACGTGTATTCGGGGGCCATGGCCTTCGTGACCATGGGTTTCCGATTCTCGGTGCGCACCCAGCGGGCGGCGGTGTCGGCGGCCTTCGGGGTGATCGGCTTCCTGGTCGCCTGGTGGGCGCTGCCCGACGCGGCGGCCAGCTACGAGGGTTTCCTGCTGGTCGTCGCCTACTGGATCGGCCCGTGGCTGGGCGTGGTGTTCGCCGACGAGTATCTGCGGCGCGGACAGCGCGTCGATCATCTGCTCTACGATCGCGCCTACGCCAATTGGGGTGGGGTGGCGGCGTTTTCGCTCGGCCTGGTGGTGTCGGTGCTGCTGTTCTCCAATCAGGAGAAGTTCGTCGGCGCCATCGCCAAGTCCGTGCCGCAACTGGGCGACATCACCTTCTTCGCCGGATTCCTGCTCTCCGGCGCGGTCTACTTCCTGGTCAACCGTTCCCGGATTTCCGGCGCGGCGGTGGCAGCATGA
- a CDS encoding NADPH-dependent F420 reductase, which yields MTTLGLIGSGHIGGTLARLAVAAGIDVVVSNSRGPETLAELVSELGERARAATADEAAAAGDIVVVTVPLKAYQQVPVEPLAGKVVIDTNNYYPGRDGEFPDLAAGVATSSELLQRHLPRSRVVKAFNNILFRHLAVLARPEGAADRTALPIAGDDAEAKKAAAELISALGYDTVDIGTLADSWRTQPDTPVYGTPYAVAEPFFEHDASPASAEVVRKAVEAAQR from the coding sequence ATGACGACGCTTGGATTGATCGGGAGTGGCCATATCGGCGGGACCCTGGCGCGGCTGGCGGTGGCGGCGGGGATCGATGTGGTGGTGAGCAACTCACGCGGGCCGGAGACCTTGGCGGAGTTGGTGTCCGAACTCGGTGAGCGGGCCCGCGCCGCCACCGCGGACGAGGCGGCCGCCGCCGGGGACATCGTGGTGGTGACCGTGCCGCTGAAGGCGTATCAGCAGGTGCCGGTGGAGCCGCTGGCCGGCAAGGTGGTCATCGACACCAACAACTACTACCCCGGCCGCGACGGAGAGTTCCCCGATCTGGCGGCGGGCGTGGCCACCAGTTCCGAACTGCTGCAACGACATCTGCCGCGCTCGCGAGTGGTGAAGGCGTTCAACAATATTCTGTTCCGGCATCTGGCCGTGCTGGCCCGCCCCGAGGGGGCTGCCGACCGTACCGCCCTGCCCATCGCCGGGGACGACGCGGAGGCGAAAAAGGCCGCGGCGGAACTGATCAGCGCGCTCGGCTACGACACCGTCGACATCGGCACCCTCGCCGACAGCTGGCGCACCCAGCCCGACACCCCCGTCTACGGCACCCCGTACGCGGTGGCGGAACCGTTCTTCGAACACGACGCGTCCCCGGCCTCGGCCGAGGTGGTGCGCAAGGCGGTCGAAGCCGCCCAGCGCTGA
- a CDS encoding dihydrodipicolinate reductase, translating into MGAAESISTLVWGTGNVGRAAIRAVAAHPGLELTGVLVHNPAKVGRDAGELAGLDTAVGVAATADIDAALAAGPRAVVYAASGDIRPDAALADIERALRAGAVVVTPALYALYDHRSAPVELSDRVAAAAKDGGGALFVSGIDPGWGNDILPLLMSGLGSSVEVLRCQEIFDYTTYDQPDSVRYLVGMGQPMDYQPPMLAPTVPTMVWGGQIRLIARGLGVALTDIREVVERKALDHTVDTERMGTFEAGTQGAVRFEVQGIVDGSPRIVIEHVTRIHASCAPDWPQPPSGAGAHRVLIEGRPRIEVTVQATDEGGNHSAGGNATAVGRLVNAIPWLAAAEPGLYDALDVPLPFGTLGRNPAP; encoded by the coding sequence ATGGGCGCGGCCGAATCGATCTCCACCCTGGTCTGGGGCACGGGCAATGTCGGCCGGGCCGCCATCCGGGCCGTCGCGGCGCATCCCGGGCTGGAGCTGACCGGCGTCCTGGTGCACAACCCGGCCAAGGTCGGGCGGGACGCCGGCGAATTGGCCGGACTGGACACCGCGGTGGGCGTCGCGGCCACCGCCGACATCGACGCCGCCCTGGCCGCCGGACCCCGGGCCGTGGTCTACGCCGCCTCCGGCGACATCCGTCCCGACGCCGCCCTCGCCGATATCGAACGCGCCCTGCGCGCCGGGGCCGTCGTCGTCACCCCCGCGCTGTACGCCCTCTACGACCACCGCAGCGCCCCCGTCGAATTGAGCGATCGCGTCGCCGCGGCGGCCAAGGACGGCGGCGGCGCGCTGTTCGTCTCCGGCATCGATCCCGGCTGGGGCAACGACATCCTGCCACTGCTGATGAGCGGTCTCGGCAGCAGCGTCGAGGTGCTGCGCTGCCAGGAGATCTTCGACTACACCACCTACGATCAGCCCGACTCCGTGCGCTACCTGGTCGGCATGGGCCAGCCCATGGACTATCAACCGCCCATGCTCGCACCCACCGTGCCGACCATGGTGTGGGGCGGGCAGATTCGGCTCATCGCGCGCGGATTGGGCGTGGCGCTCACCGACATTCGCGAAGTGGTGGAGCGAAAAGCCCTGGACCACACCGTCGACACCGAACGCATGGGCACGTTCGAGGCGGGCACCCAGGGTGCGGTGCGCTTCGAGGTGCAGGGCATCGTCGACGGCAGTCCGCGCATCGTCATCGAACACGTCACCCGTATTCACGCGAGCTGCGCGCCGGACTGGCCGCAGCCGCCCAGCGGTGCGGGCGCGCACCGCGTCCTGATCGAGGGCCGCCCGCGCATCGAGGTCACCGTGCAGGCCACCGACGAGGGCGGCAATCACTCCGCGGGCGGCAACGCCACGGCCGTGGGCAGATTGGTGAACGCCATCCCCTGGCTGGCCGCCGCCGAGCCGGGCCTCTACGACGCCCTCGACGTCCCGCTGCCCTTCGGCACTCTCGGAAGGAACCCGGCCCCATGA